A genome region from Hymenobacter tibetensis includes the following:
- a CDS encoding cysteine hydrolase family protein — protein sequence MQHAFGLDIPRTLEEVCHPQRMALIVYDMQVGILHQLKDGPAITKQVLRVVEAARRANIRVIFMRHMSVPKELMGVAQLRMAMAWQRTESVADIKPWFLPSNPAFQLTPELQPLPSEAVFDKITMSAFEGTPLNIVLRDCGINAFAIVGVATEIGIDPTVRHASDLGYIPVIVTDACGAGHAEAGRQSIANLEYAGDSMLTDVASICQVFEAIATEHNATAAPGR from the coding sequence ATGCAACACGCTTTTGGTCTTGATATTCCACGTACCCTAGAAGAAGTCTGCCACCCGCAGCGCATGGCGCTTATCGTCTACGACATGCAGGTGGGTATTCTGCATCAGCTCAAGGATGGCCCCGCAATAACCAAGCAAGTGCTACGAGTAGTGGAAGCTGCCCGGCGTGCCAACATCCGGGTGATTTTCATGCGGCACATGTCGGTACCGAAAGAGCTGATGGGGGTGGCCCAGTTGCGCATGGCCATGGCCTGGCAGCGTACCGAATCAGTAGCCGACATCAAGCCGTGGTTTTTGCCCAGCAATCCAGCGTTTCAACTCACGCCCGAGTTGCAGCCTCTGCCCAGCGAAGCAGTGTTCGACAAGATTACCATGTCGGCTTTCGAAGGCACTCCGCTCAACATAGTGCTGCGTGACTGCGGCATCAACGCATTTGCCATTGTGGGGGTAGCAACGGAAATAGGCATCGACCCCACCGTGCGCCACGCTTCCGACCTGGGCTATATCCCGGTAATCGTAACGGATGCGTGTGGGGCCGGTCATGCGGAAGCAGGTCGTCAATCCATTGCCAACCTCGAATACGCCGGCGACAGTATGCTGACCGATGTAGCCAGCATTTGCCAGGTGTTTGAAGCAATAGCAACCGAGCACAACGCCACTGCCGCACCTGGCCGCTAG
- a CDS encoding DUF4230 domain-containing protein encodes MSFSLLLRRLLPLLFLVALGWFLWIKVRPALDDLENPLDPAPRVTVTHNTVLEKVEGLGRLELVRYHFKDVVEYKKSTYRFLPDAKVALIVAGNAIGCLDLRKVRAQDVVFEGDSIVRVALPPAELCIWQIDHSASRVYSVENGFFKDAELVDAGYKYAETNVRRAALQSGILAETERNAQQILKPMLETMTGRRVILTRQMQNPLAPARQ; translated from the coding sequence ATGTCGTTTTCCCTGTTGCTGCGCCGCCTGTTACCTCTTTTGTTTCTTGTGGCGCTAGGGTGGTTTTTGTGGATCAAGGTTCGCCCGGCATTAGATGACCTAGAAAACCCACTGGATCCGGCACCCCGCGTTACGGTCACGCACAACACCGTGCTAGAGAAGGTGGAAGGCCTCGGGCGGCTAGAATTGGTGCGCTACCACTTCAAGGACGTAGTGGAGTACAAGAAAAGCACGTACCGGTTCCTTCCCGACGCCAAAGTGGCCCTTATTGTAGCCGGCAACGCCATCGGCTGCCTGGATTTGCGCAAAGTACGGGCCCAGGATGTGGTGTTTGAAGGCGACTCCATCGTGCGCGTGGCCTTGCCACCTGCCGAGCTGTGCATCTGGCAAATCGACCATAGCGCCAGCCGCGTGTATAGCGTCGAAAACGGGTTCTTCAAAGACGCTGAACTAGTTGATGCGGGTTACAAATACGCTGAAACCAACGTGCGTCGGGCCGCGCTGCAATCCGGCATCCTGGCTGAAACCGAACGGAATGCTCAACAAATCTTGAAGCCCATGCTGGAAACCATGACCGGCCGCCGCGTGATTCTGACCCGGCAAATGCAAAACCCACTGGCACCAGCGCGGCAGTAG
- a CDS encoding 1-aminocyclopropane-1-carboxylate deaminase/D-cysteine desulfhydrase has protein sequence MLLQRLEEPEATRRGIQLLLLRDDLAHPELPGNKWRKLKYNIAEAQHVGHDTLLTFGGAFSNHIAAVAAAGRLYGLRTVGYIRGEETLPLNPTLARATANGMELRYLDRNTYRRKQEPDFLAELLRETGPASIVPEGGSNVLALPGCAELIAEVTAQTSFDYICVACGTGGTLAGLLTGLAGQRQAVGVAALKGGEFLRADIDALTQVGTGHTYSNYDLRTDYHLGGYASFSAELLGFIQAFQAQHGVLLDPIYTGKLLYGVLDLLRHDYFKPGTTVVAVHTGGLQGWTGFQQRFKHRSTWWPIEAAPLL, from the coding sequence ATGCTACTCCAACGGCTCGAAGAACCCGAAGCCACTCGCCGTGGTATTCAGTTGCTGCTCCTGCGCGACGACCTGGCACATCCAGAGCTGCCCGGCAACAAGTGGCGCAAGCTGAAGTACAATATCGCCGAGGCGCAGCACGTAGGGCATGACACCCTCTTAACGTTTGGAGGCGCTTTTTCCAATCATATTGCCGCTGTAGCCGCGGCTGGCCGGTTGTACGGCTTACGTACGGTGGGCTACATTCGGGGCGAGGAAACCCTCCCGCTCAATCCTACCCTGGCTCGTGCCACGGCCAACGGCATGGAGTTGCGTTACCTCGACCGGAACACCTACCGCCGCAAACAAGAACCGGATTTCTTGGCTGAACTGCTGCGCGAAACTGGCCCCGCTTCCATTGTTCCGGAAGGTGGCTCCAACGTACTGGCGCTGCCCGGATGCGCAGAGTTGATAGCGGAAGTAACTGCCCAAACTTCTTTCGACTACATCTGCGTGGCTTGCGGCACGGGGGGCACACTGGCCGGGTTGCTTACGGGCCTAGCAGGCCAGCGGCAGGCGGTGGGTGTGGCAGCTCTGAAAGGCGGTGAGTTTTTGCGAGCTGACATTGATGCCCTAACACAAGTGGGCACAGGCCACACCTATTCGAATTACGACCTGCGCACTGACTACCACTTAGGTGGCTACGCAAGCTTTTCCGCGGAACTGTTGGGCTTCATTCAGGCGTTTCAAGCGCAACACGGGGTTCTGCTCGACCCTATTTACACCGGCAAGCTGCTCTACGGCGTGCTTGATTTACTGCGCCACGACTATTTCAAACCCGGCACTACGGTGGTAGCCGTGCACACTGGCGGCTTGCAGGGCTGGACGGGTTTCCAGCAGCGGTTCAAGCACCGCAGCACCTGGTGGCCTATTGAAGCGGCACCCCTTCTTTGA